TCTTAAAATTTAGAGATCAAGAAGGCGCTGTTTTTGGATGTTGATGGACTGATTGCATTACCATTAGGTCTAATCGATGATATTTAGAGCTTTATTTCGAGAGTCTTCAATGTGGTCATCATGTTCTTGCATTGGTCCAGTACGCCATCCATCTGCAATTTGCTGATCCATGTGACTTGCATTTTGGTCATGTTGTAGGAGCCTTTTATCTCGTTTTGAGCAGGTGATGATTACATAGCAGGGAGAGCCATGCTTCTGAAGATGAGCTTGAGGCACTAATAATAAATGATGTTGAGGGAACTTTAAATTGATTTTCCACAAAACCCTTCATCTGGCTACAAGATTTTGTATGCACAAAGCAATTTGTTCATGCTTCGGATTGAGATTATTCTGTCATGAGAATTATGGTTGGGAAAGAGGATGTCAGAAAGTGTGTAAATTGATGACAATACAACAACATCTGACTTTACTTCCTCATTTCTCCACTATAAAAACCCTACATGACTCAATATAAAACTTATGGCTTCATGGGAAGTTGAGTTCAGAGAGATGGGGCAGATGGCTGGTTGAGATACCTGCCCCCcctcccctccttctctctgcattctctctcctttttcccttattttctttctttccttctttccccTCTCCTACCATTTTCCCTTCTTTTTGAGTCCATTCCCTTGTTCTCCCTATGAACAGGTCAGCGAAGAGGTTGGATGCCTTTATGACCTTTCAAAAATTGAGGAGAGAATGCAACAAATATAATTGGTAACCATGGTTGATGCAGATGAATTTTGGCTCCCTGCATAACTTAGGGATTGTAATGATCATAATGGATTATGATCAGGAATTTGGGCCTTTGCAAAATTGTTGGGCCAAAATTACTGAATAGACTTAAAAGTCCACTAGAATGTGAAGCAATGGAAAGCATATGTCCAAGCTTAAAATCAATCAAATTAAGGTTAAAATTTGGTCCTTTAGCATCCATATTTGCCTGTTTTGCTCCAAACAAGACGTTGCATGGAAATGGACAGGAGAATTAACGTCTTTCCATATGCATGAAAAACATCAAAAAGATATTACTTGTTAAGATCTTGCAGTGTGCTTGTTTCTCATTCAAAGTACCCAATTAATTTCAAGATTTTagcaaaataatattttcaaaattaattatatatttacatTCTTAACCAATTTTTGAAAACGAACAAAATCTTACTTTTCACTTTGTTATAGTTGGTCAAACTCATTGTTCGGGTCCAAATCTTTACTAATTTTAGAAAGCTcaaacttaaaaaatttgatgggTATTCAAGTGTTTGATGCATATCCAATTACAATTTGTATCCAACATGAATTCTAGAAGCTGGACACGAGTGTCCAAGTAATGCAGCTCCAAACAATGATCCTTGCCATAGGCTGCATCATTTGgtcaacaaatttaatttaaccaTCACTGATATGAATTAGAACAAAAAAGATAATCTGATGATCTGATACAAAGATGATCTGAACTTTTCCATGTAGATTACTTATTATTATGAACCAAAGTGCATATCAGAAATAATCACAAATGATAGCATAACCAGAAACTTGCATGTCCCCTTGTTTCAGTAACCTGGAAGTTATAGGAATCCCCAACTGCACAAACAGCATAGGTTGTCGTTCTGAATCACACTCATTGTATATGTGAAATTTTCTAATACATCGGAAAAATATTAAGTAGATAGGTGAATTTAAGTATATTAAAATGAAGACATATGATTGATCTTTAATGCTGATATGATCTTCTTGACAACTTGAGAGGCATAATCCCCATTAGAAAACATGGTAGTGGCATTCTTGCTATTGGAAAAGCCAATTATTATAGCTACTGCTTTAAGCTTTTCAAACCAGGCTTGAAGTTTGAGACGAGACCTGTGAGTATAGCCACACTACCTGCTTCTGAAGATCATCATGAACTAATGGATACTTCACAGTTAGCTAATTTAACTGATGGATCCTTCACATTGAGTTCATAAATTAACTATCTACAAATTGCATTCCTTGTAGTTTAAGTACTGGATATTGTTGTTTTTGGTGATGTGAGTAgattttttgtagattttttccTTATAAATAGTTCCCCACAGTAGTGAGTAAATATGGGACACCAAGCATGCCTTTGTCATGCTAAAGTCAAATAGATGCAAGATAGGGACCTTCCAAGGCAGTGAGGAACAAGACCATCCAGTCAGCTGAAGTGCATCAAACTACTCAAACATAATTTGCTGCTATGATGTCAGCAGCCTGAGGGGAATTCTAGggtttttgatgattataaaaagcTGCCATAAATGACCAATAGCAAGAAGGAAATGGCTAGAGACAACAAAGTTTGGCTGGTCAAGTGGGTTTGGTTGCTAAGAAACTCTTGCACACTGAAGGAGGATTGGATTAGCAGGACTGTTAGTTCGGAGCACATTGTCTGTGAGGGACGGCTATACAGCCCAATTCTGCAATCTATCAGAAACTAAAAGGGGCGGCCCTGTCTGTGAGGCTCCCACCATTGCAAAGTCTAGGGAGGGTCAAATGTCTTCCATGTTTCAATCCCATGAACTCCAGGTCAtaatggagcaaccttaccaCTATGTCAAGGCCCACCGTGATCTTTTTGAAACTGCTGACATGAATAAAGGAACATTATACAGATAGAAGTCTAATTGATACTGGAAAATCGAAGATGAAGCTCTCATACCAAACTGATGCAGTATAATCAATGAGATAATGTATTAACATAAGAAAATATAGGAAACAATATCTTTTGATAGGTTCTAGGATGGCAAGTGCTGAGAAAAATAGAATAAAACTAAAACAAGATCGGACTTTTGGACAAACGGAGCTAGAAAGAAGATTCTTCTATGAAATAAGGCAATGGTTGATGGGGTAACAGATGCTTCATGGAAAAACTAGCTAACTTTTATATTTGCAGAATTTGAGGCATCTTTGAGTTCTAGTGAAAGTATTATGCTGCAAGGTGGGATGGTCATTAGTGTGTACATAATACAGGTTAGAAGTTTTGCgttcaatccaaaaaaaaaaaaaaaattgctgttctttttttattattttgggacTGCATATAGGGCCTTCTACTGATACTAATATATTGTGGCTGATATCCACAAATGTTGCATATCAAGAATGTTAAAAGTTTTTGTCCAAGCGCTGAACTAAAATAGTTATTTTTTGAGTTTTGTTGGCTAATAATTGGTACCTCTCAAGAAATTTCAATTATAATATCCTTAATTGCTGATATGCGGGCAAAACAATATGTGCATgcaaaaataacaaaaataatatgttaaattttttagtctaattatttttaaattggtCATAAAGTTATGTACTTTTTGACCAATTTTAACATATCGAAGCCTTCTGATGAACCAAAATCCATATTTTGAGCAGCAATGAGTATTCAGTGCTTTGTTAAATCTGCAAAGGTTAGCCCAAGTTTCAGGGTTCTGTTGCTGCTTTTGGCAAAATACTTTGTTAGAGGCTATGAGATTATGCTAAGATATTGCTTCTGAAActtttgattaaggtgtaaatGTTACCAATAATCATGTTTGAATGCAGATGTAGGCTATTtactgaaaaaagaaaagaaattcaaACAAAGGTACTTATGTCATTCCTATCTTATCACATAATACTTGGCCTGCTTGGTGGATCGATGCATGCATCTCACATAGGACTTTGCCCACTTGGTGGATCAACACATGCATTTCACAACTATCatttcctttttattttcttttcttattgtATGCTTGTTTAAGGAAGTGATGATGAATCGCACATTtcttttctttaggtttttgcccGTTGGTATAGGGCACCTGAACTGTTGTTCGGCACCAAGCAATATGGAGCTGGGGTGGATGTGTGGGCTGCAGGCTGTATATTTGCTGAACTTCTCCTCAGACGACCCTTTTTACAGGTTTGACcagcttcttcttttttattttttatattgctTTTATATATGATGACATTTTTCTTTAGCTCTTGCCAGCCTggcatatatcataatttttggaatttttctttgctctgtatACCAATCAGGATGAGAATAACAACAACGATGCAATCTAGAGGGCACCTATGTTAAGAATTTCACAACCTGATCTGAATTTCCTTTTCCTTGAGGTTTAGCTATAGTTTTTTAAACTCTGGCTTTTGAAATTTAACATGCATTCTAGTATTGGAATATAAGAATTTTATACTTTGTCACGAGTCTTTTAAATTTCTTATGCAATACTGAATTTCTTGTGCAAGTATAGTGCAATGACAACTTTGATTTTAATTAACTTCAAGGAGTAAAAGTAACTTATGCTTCTTATATGGTTATTTAGTCAAATAACAAAGAAAGAATGAGAGATGACTTCATTATGGAAGTCTATGACTCTTAAGACCTGCAGGAAGACTTAGCAGGGGTTGGACTGAGGTGGTCGTAAAATCATTGACGGTCTACTTATGTTAAAAGTTATGTTGTTATTCTTGGAATAAAATAGGCAGACAATCATTTATAAATCCAAATTCTAATAAATGATATGGGATTTTTCAATATGATGTCATTTATTGCTATATGGACTTTAAATAGCATAGAACTTGGGAGGTTGGCAGTACTGGGATTCTGAATCTGAATTGTTCCAACTTTTGGGCCACTAGGATATAAGTATAGATGAGTTGGTTAGGAATGTTGGAAACTAGCGAAGAAGGTGAGGAGTTAGTTAGGTAACATGGGGAACTAGGGGGGGAATTTCCTAAAATCTCTCAGTCCAGTTTGGAAAGCAAATTTGTAAAACTTATGTAAAAACTGATTGCTTGTAAACTTCAATCTCCATCACATATGTTCTTGCTTGGGTTTTTTCATATAGCCAGTCCATATAAAGACCCCACTTTTTACACATTTGTAGATCAACACCTCCAATAACCCAAAATTCCCTGATAAGACCCAACTTTCCATTTGTCATATTGTAACATCTACTGCGTTCCTTTCTGTATCTCCTTTCATTCAGCCCTTGAAGCTTCCAGCTGGTAAGCTACTTATGCTCTTCAACACTACCATCATTGGGTTTGAGTTCCTCACCACCATTGCTTCTAGGTTGAGATCTTGATTATATCTCAACCTTAACAACGACAGCATCAAGGACCATGAGTAGCTCACTAGCCAGAAGCTCCAAAGGGTCAAAGTTTGGAGTGAAATGGGAGAAAACATAGATCATATTTCATTATATGACTGACAAAGTTAACTTGGGCCCCTATTGGGGAATTTCTGGGCTAAAGGAGCTGTGCAAATGAGTAAAAGAGGAGTCTTTTTATGCAATTAGTCGATggaaagaaaagcagagaaccTGTTTTCTTTTATCACTGGACATGGTGTTCTagtatttccttatttgaattttGTAACAAAGTGGAATTCCTGTAGCCACCTAtcctaataaaagataaaatttacATTCTAATACTTTGGAAGAAATTTTCTGATCCTACCCCATCAAATCAGGCTCATGAGAGAGAGTGAATTTCAGTTATGGACCTGAATTCATATTGAGTGAACCAAGGAATTGGGTAACTCAAGTTGCAAAAGCCATAAGGCCAAAACAAGTTTAAGAGAGTAGTTTAAGGAATTGggaaaaaaacttattttttgcTTCTTTTGGTGTCTAAATGATGAATTTATAATAGGGTTTAATATAATTACTGTTCAAAAATAAATCACTTTGTTGTATGGATAGTAGATTAGTTGGCTATGTGGACCTGACATCtgcgtctctctctctctatctatctatctatctatctatctctcTTCATTCTTGGTTGTATGCAGTAGCTGCTCAATGGCTTGTGTCTACCACAAAAAtggaaaatgattataaaattgttATGTGCAGTCTGGAACCTTTATGATTTTTTGCATATGGTTACAAACCATAATATCATTGTTTGCGAGGagtaaccaaaaactcatgcctgGTTGATGGAAGAGGAGGTATCAGAGGCAGTGTAGACCATGGCCTGAATATGATCTGTTCATTGGATCATTATGCAAACCCTAAAGTTTGTAATgttttagatttttttgataatttgatAAAGTTTATTGTATAGGACAATAAGCTTTGATTTAGTCCAGTGATAAAGAATGACAGTGTTGAAACAATCTCAGGCCACAGACTTCCAGATACATCATAAAGGGCTTGAAAAGATGACCTACACTACAGCTTTTGTTACTCGAGGAGCAAAATATGGCATAGTGCAATAATATAGTAGTTTATAATAAGGAAAATCTCCCAATATCTATCCATAAAACTCAAAAGAGGGTATATCCCCTAATATATTTGATCATATTATAATACTTATGTCGGTAGGTTATATGCAGAATACAAGGAAGTAGATTGAATTTACTACATACAAAAAGCCAACTTCTTTAGGTGACGTTGCTATTTAACTCATTCTTCTTGTTTTGTATTCTAATATAATTATGGGAATTAAGAAAGCAAACCATTAGATGTACCATTGATACCATTCCTCTGGGAAACATTTGTAGGGCTTGGAGGCTGTTGTTGGGGCCTTGAAATGATTCAGATTGGGAGGAGATTCATTATGATGACCAGCCATAGATCTATTGGAGTTAGTTCATGCTTTTGCCTTCGTGTGAACATGAATTTCCCTCAAAGATGCTTGATGCTAATTCCATATATGGCGTTTCATCTTATGTATCTTTTGATAAGAATCAGAAATATCATCCTATTAAATACATGACTTGGGCATTAAAAGACAGGTTCAGTCCCCTTGTGGCTAGCAAAGCTTGGTCCTTGAGTTATTGGGAACATTTCATGCCACATATCTGTAGTTATAAGTTATGTTTCATTGTTTAAAACATTGGGTCAGGGGTGTATCTTTCATATGAAAGAAGGATTCGCCTTCCTTCATGTGACTCCACCGGTCAATCATCCGCTGGtcactttgagatctgtgcaggtGGATAAATGATGAAGTTTGGtatgctttgagatctgtgttGGGTGATCCAGTGGTGGATTCGtgtgaaggaaggtgaatcctttcgtgcgaaagatacaaccctgaTCCTAAAACATGTTAATACGCTATTAGCaattattatcaatcaaaattaaaaatggaGGAATAAAAGTAGTGTATCTTTAGCTTTTCCTTTTATTAACTCTTTCTACCACCACATTGGTGGTTCATTTTTGTGAGAAATTGCTGAAATATTTCAGTAAATTCATTGCGGGTTTGGTTGCTCTTACATGTGCTCTTTTCAAGGAAAGAAAAGCTCTGGAAGATTCTGCATATATGTGGATTACCCAGTAAATGATTGTATATGTTTGTCAGGGTTCCAGTGATATTGATCAGCTAGGAAAGATATTTGCTGCTTTTGGGACTCCAAAGCCATCTCAGTGGCCAGATATGGTTTACCTTCCAGATTATGTTGAATACCAATATGTTCCTGCACCTCCTCTGCGTTCACTGTTCCCTATGGCGAGTGATGATGCTTTAGATCTATTGTCAAAGATGTTCACATATGACCCCAAAGCAAGGATATCTGTGCAACAGGCACTAGAGCACAGGTAGTCGCAGTGAATTGTTAGTTGGATGTTGAGCAGTGATTTACACGTTATTTTGTTACATAATCCTTTTAATCTCCATTCAGGTATTTTTCATCTGTACCTGCACCAACAAAGCCATCATTGCTTCCCAGGCCACCACGTAAGGGGGACTCACTTAATCACAGGCCATCAGAGTTCAATTCACAGGAGGGCCCTCTTGTTTTATCTCCGCCAAGGAAGTTGAGGAGGGTGACTGTTCATCATGAAGGATTGGAAGGACATGTATACCAACAAGACAAGGCTGATGAGCATATGGGGGAAGAAAGACATGGTGAGACTACTGGTCAAAGTGGTAATATGCCAATGTCAATAGACTTGGGAGCAGTGTTCGGCTCACGTCCAATTCCTAGACCAACTCTGAACAGGTAATACTCACTGACTTGCATCATGTTTGATCCAGCAGACAGTAATAACGAATACTCGCACATATTTTGTTGTTTTCTTAAAACTTAATGGTTCGTCCAGTACTGGGATTATGAAAGGgcattaagattttttttttttccttttcagtgCTGATAGGTCACATTTGAAGAGAAAGCTTGATTTGGATGCGGAATTTGAATATCCCCAGTGAGGAGCAGCCTGAGAAGACATGTGCCATATGTTGCTTGTCTGAACTTTGAGATATTGTCATATGGAGTTCACTATCTATGAAATTTGTTTACGAAAAACTGAGTAGCAGGTCCCAGCAAAGGTGCAAAACTTGTACTTAAGAAAGAGGCATCAATTGATCAGACATGGTTGTATTTGGCACACGTAGAATGAATAATAGGAAATCCATTTTTTTTTATACGGTTGTACACTAGCATATAGAGACTGCCCTCGATTCCAAAAGCTTTGCTTTGGACATGTAATTTTATTTGATCTATTTTTTCTTGTGAAAATAGCGAGGGCGGTTGGACATTGATGTGAGCAACGTTTTGAACTCATGTCAGACGGTAGAATGAGGTCTTGGCTTTTTAAGATTAATGTGGTCTTTGTTGCCACTTATTGTTCCGTAGATAGTGAGGATTAATTGTTGGATATTGATATGAGCGATGGTTTGAATTCATGTTGAATGGTGGAACAAAGTCTTGGCCTTTTAATATTGATTTGGTGCTTGCAGATTATATCGTCCAAAGGCATAATTTGAGGCTGCACGTATTGCTCAGCATGTGTCACTGCATTTTACTTTTTAATGCAAATGCTGCGGTTCAGCAGAACT
The sequence above is a segment of the Elaeis guineensis isolate ETL-2024a chromosome 7, EG11, whole genome shotgun sequence genome. Coding sequences within it:
- the LOC105060439 gene encoding cyclin-dependent kinase D-1; translation: MMTMMPASEPTAAAVGDEDPSLSKRVADRYLKREVLGEGTYGVVFKAIDTKTGQTVAIKKIRLGKYKEGVNFTALREIKLLKELKDPNIIELIDAFPHKGNLHLVFEFMESDLEAVIRDRNIVLSPSDIKSYLQMTLKGLSYCHKKWVLHRDMKPNNLLIAADGQLKLADFGLARIFGSPDRKFTHQVFARWYRAPELLFGTKQYGAGVDVWAAGCIFAELLLRRPFLQGSSDIDQLGKIFAAFGTPKPSQWPDMVYLPDYVEYQYVPAPPLRSLFPMASDDALDLLSKMFTYDPKARISVQQALEHRYFSSVPAPTKPSLLPRPPRKGDSLNHRPSEFNSQEGPLVLSPPRKLRRVTVHHEGLEGHVYQQDKADEHMGEERHGETTGQSGNMPMSIDLGAVFGSRPIPRPTLNSADRSHLKRKLDLDAEFEYPQ